Proteins from a single region of Streptococcus oralis:
- a CDS encoding pyridoxal phosphate-dependent aminotransferase — protein sequence MDLTKRFNKQLDKIQVSLIRQFDQAISEIPGVLRLTLGEPDFTTPDHIKEAAKQAIDQNQSYYTGMSGLLTLRQAASDFVKEKYQLDYHPENEILVTIGATEALSATLTAILEEGDKVLLPAPAYPGYEPIVNLVGAEIVEIDTTENGFVLTPEMLEKAILEQGDKLKAVILNYPANPTGITYSREQLEALADVLRKYEIFVVCDEVYSELTYTGEAHVSLGTMLRDQAIIINGLSKSHAMTGWRLGFIFAPAAFTAQLIKSHQYLVTAANTMAQHAAVEALTAGKNDAEPMKKEYIQRRDYIIEKMTALGFEIIKPDGAFYIFAKIPAGYNQDSFAFLKDFAYKKAVAFIPGAAFGRYGEGYVRLSYAASMETIRESMKRLEEYMREA from the coding sequence ATGGACTTAACCAAGCGCTTTAATAAACAGTTAGACAAGATTCAAGTTTCCTTGATTCGCCAGTTTGATCAGGCTATTTCGGAGATTCCTGGGGTCTTGCGTTTGACCTTGGGGGAACCTGATTTTACAACGCCAGATCATATCAAGGAGGCAGCCAAGCAAGCCATTGATCAGAACCAATCCTACTATACAGGGATGAGCGGTTTACTGACCTTGCGCCAGGCTGCTAGCGACTTTGTAAAAGAAAAGTACCAGCTAGATTATCATCCTGAAAATGAAATTTTGGTTACAATTGGGGCGACAGAGGCTTTATCTGCTACTTTGACGGCTATTTTGGAAGAGGGAGACAAGGTGCTCTTGCCAGCTCCTGCTTATCCAGGTTATGAACCGATTGTCAATCTGGTTGGAGCAGAGATTGTCGAGATTGATACAACTGAAAATGGTTTTGTCTTGACTCCTGAGATGTTGGAAAAGGCCATTTTGGAGCAAGGGGACAAGCTCAAAGCAGTTATTCTCAACTATCCAGCCAATCCGACAGGAATTACCTATAGTCGGGAGCAGTTGGAAGCCTTGGCAGACGTTTTACGCAAGTATGAGATTTTTGTTGTCTGTGATGAGGTTTACTCAGAATTAACCTATACAGGCGAAGCTCATGTGTCTCTGGGAACTATGCTGAGAGACCAGGCTATTATTATCAATGGCTTGTCTAAATCGCATGCTATGACTGGTTGGCGTTTAGGCTTTATCTTTGCTCCTGCAGCTTTCACAGCTCAGTTAATCAAGAGTCACCAATATTTGGTTACTGCGGCAAACACCATGGCGCAACATGCTGCGGTGGAGGCTTTGACCGCTGGTAAAAACGACGCAGAGCCTATGAAGAAGGAATACATTCAGCGTCGAGATTATATCATCGAAAAGATGACTGCTCTTGGTTTTGAGATTATCAAACCAGATGGGGCCTTCTATATCTTTGCTAAGATTCCAGCGGGCTACAATCAAGACTCCTTTGCTTTTCTGAAGGATTTTGCCTATAAGAAGGCCGTTGCCTTTATCCCTGGTGCAGCCTTTGGACGTTACGGAGAAGGCTATGTGCGTCTGTCTTATGCAGCCAGCATGGAAACGATCAGAGAGTCCATGAAACGACTTGAGGAGTACATGAGAGAAGCATGA
- the comB gene encoding competence pheromone export protein ComB — protein MKPEFLESAEFYNRRYHNFSSRVILPMSLLFVFLLGFAVFAEKEISLSTRATVEPSRVIANIQSTSNQRIVANYLEENKLVKQGDLLVQYQQGAEAVQVEAYANQLEMLKDQKKQLGYLQSSLKEGSDQFPEADKFGYQEMFRDYLSQASSLRSNVSQQNASISSQNAAASQSQAEIGNLISQTEEKIRDYKTAKSAIEKGDQLDSQNAAYSFYQTYKNQGEEDPQAKSQVIAQVDAQIAQLESSLATYRVQYAGSGAQQAHATGLDSQLESLKSQHLVKVGQELTLLDQKILEAESGKKVQGGLLDKGKITASEDGVLHLNPETSESTMVAEGTLLAQLYPSLEKEGKTKLTAYLSSKDVARLKVGDSVRFTTSKDGNKELVLVSAITNIDATATKTEKGNFFKIEAETSLTPEQAESLRYGSEGRLTLITGKKSYLRYFWDQFLNKG, from the coding sequence ATGAAACCAGAATTTTTAGAAAGTGCGGAGTTTTATAATCGTCGTTACCATAATTTTTCCAGTCGGGTGATTTTACCTATGTCACTTCTGTTCGTGTTTCTGTTAGGATTTGCAGTTTTTGCAGAGAAAGAGATTAGTTTGTCTACTAGAGCCACTGTCGAACCTAGTCGGGTCATTGCCAATATCCAGTCGACTAGCAATCAACGCATTGTGGCCAACTATCTGGAAGAAAACAAGTTGGTCAAGCAAGGAGATCTACTCGTTCAGTACCAGCAAGGGGCCGAGGCTGTTCAGGTTGAAGCATACGCTAATCAGTTGGAGATGTTAAAGGATCAAAAAAAGCAGTTGGGTTATTTGCAATCCAGTTTGAAAGAGGGGAGTGATCAATTTCCAGAGGCGGATAAGTTTGGTTATCAGGAGATGTTTCGAGACTATCTCAGCCAAGCTAGTAGTCTTAGGAGTAATGTTTCTCAACAAAATGCCAGCATCTCCTCACAAAATGCGGCAGCAAGTCAGAGTCAGGCCGAGATTGGCAATCTTATCAGTCAAACAGAGGAAAAAATCCGAGACTACAAAACAGCTAAGTCAGCGATTGAAAAGGGAGATCAACTGGATAGTCAAAATGCAGCCTACTCTTTTTACCAAACCTATAAAAACCAAGGTGAAGAAGATCCGCAAGCTAAATCGCAAGTTATTGCGCAAGTGGATGCACAAATTGCCCAACTAGAGTCTAGTTTAGCTACCTATCGTGTACAATATGCGGGTTCTGGAGCTCAACAGGCCCACGCAACGGGACTGGATAGTCAACTGGAATCACTCAAATCTCAGCACTTAGTTAAAGTCGGTCAGGAATTAACTCTTCTAGATCAGAAAATTTTGGAGGCGGAATCAGGTAAGAAGGTTCAAGGAGGTCTGCTGGACAAGGGGAAGATTACAGCAAGTGAGGATGGGGTGCTTCACCTTAATCCTGAGACCAGTGAATCTACGATGGTCGCAGAAGGAACCCTGCTAGCCCAACTCTATCCATCCTTGGAAAAAGAAGGAAAAACTAAACTCACAGCCTATCTCAGTTCAAAAGATGTTGCAAGGCTCAAGGTCGGTGATTCTGTCCGTTTCACTACAAGCAAGGATGGTAATAAAGAGCTCGTTCTTGTTTCTGCGATTACGAATATTGACGCGACAGCTACCAAGACTGAAAAGGGCAATTTCTTTAAAATAGAGGCGGAGACCAGTCTGACTCCTGAACAGGCAGAAAGTCTTCGCTATGGTTCAGAAGGGCGTTTGACGCTAATCACAGGGAAGAAAAGCTATCTCCGATATTTTTGGGATCAATTTTTGAATAAAGGGTAA
- a CDS encoding bacteriocin yields the protein MEKSILKFETMTDTDLQEIQGGAFPLLIPVAVGFVKGFVYTGGAILTTRALFSGK from the coding sequence ATGGAAAAATCTATTTTAAAATTTGAAACAATGACTGATACGGACTTGCAGGAAATTCAAGGGGGAGCCTTTCCCCTTCTTATCCCTGTGGCAGTTGGTTTTGTAAAAGGTTTTGTATATACAGGTGGAGCTATTTTAACAACTCGAGCACTCTTTTCAGGTAAATAG
- the plsX gene encoding phosphate acyltransferase PlsX → MKKIAVDAMGGDYAPQAIVEGVNQALADFSDIEIQLYGDESKIKQYLTATERISIIHTDEKIDSDDEPTKAIRKKKNASMVLAAKAVKEGEADAVLSAGNTGALLAAGFFIVGRIKNIDRPGLMSTLPTIDGKGFDMLDLGANAENTTHHLHQYAVLGSFYAKNVRGISKPRVGLLNNGTESSKGDPLRKETYDLLVADESLNFVGNVEARDLMNGVADVVVTDGFTGNAVLKSIEGTALGIMGLLKNAITGGGLRAKLGALLLKDSLKGLKTQLNYSDVGGAVLFGVKAPVVKTHGSSDAKAVYSTIRQIRTMLETDVVAQTAREFSGE, encoded by the coding sequence ATGAAAAAAATCGCAGTAGATGCTATGGGGGGCGATTACGCACCTCAAGCCATCGTTGAGGGTGTCAATCAAGCTCTAGCTGACTTTTCAGATATTGAGATTCAACTTTACGGAGACGAAAGCAAGATCAAGCAATATCTAACAGCGACAGAGCGCATTAGCATCATCCATACAGATGAGAAAATTGACTCAGACGATGAGCCGACAAAAGCTATCCGTAAGAAGAAAAATGCCAGCATGGTATTAGCGGCCAAGGCTGTCAAAGAGGGAGAAGCAGACGCTGTCCTCTCAGCTGGGAACACAGGTGCCTTGTTGGCTGCAGGATTCTTCATTGTGGGTCGTATCAAAAATATCGATCGCCCAGGACTCATGTCTACCTTGCCGACCATTGATGGAAAAGGGTTTGACATGCTAGACCTTGGAGCCAATGCGGAAAATACAACCCATCATCTGCACCAATACGCTGTCCTAGGTTCCTTCTATGCGAAAAATGTTCGTGGAATTTCGAAACCACGTGTTGGTTTGCTCAACAATGGAACAGAAAGCAGCAAGGGAGATCCGCTTCGTAAGGAAACATACGACTTGCTAGTAGCTGATGAAAGTTTGAACTTTGTCGGAAACGTGGAAGCGCGTGATCTGATGAATGGCGTTGCGGATGTTGTCGTAACAGATGGTTTCACGGGAAACGCTGTTCTCAAATCCATCGAAGGTACAGCTTTGGGAATCATGGGCTTACTTAAAAATGCTATTACGGGTGGTGGCCTTCGAGCGAAGCTAGGTGCTCTACTTCTTAAGGATAGTCTTAAGGGGTTGAAGACACAGCTCAACTATTCAGATGTTGGAGGAGCAGTCTTGTTTGGTGTCAAGGCGCCAGTTGTAAAAACTCATGGCTCAAGTGATGCCAAGGCTGTGTACAGTACGATTCGTCAGATTCGTACCATGCTAGAAACAGACGTAGTTGCTCAGACTGCGCGTGAATTTTCAGGAGAATAA
- a CDS encoding ribose-phosphate diphosphokinase, with translation MSFSDLKLFALSSNRELAERVAQEIGVELGKSTVRQFSDGEIQVNIEESIRGKHVFILQSTSSPVNDNLLEILIMVDALKRASAESVNVVMPYYGYARQDRKARAREPITAKLVANMLEVAGVDRLLTIDLHAAQIQGFFDIPVDHLMGAPLIADYFERRGMVGSDYVVVSPDHGGVTRARKLAEFLKTPIAIIDKRRSVDKMNTSEVMNIIGKVEGKTCILIDDMIDTAGTICHAADALAEAGAVEVYASCTHPVLSGPAMDNIQKSAIKKLVVLDTIYLPEERLIDKIEQISIAHLLGDAIIRIHEKRPLSPLFCIEKKI, from the coding sequence ATGTCTTTTTCTGATTTAAAGCTGTTTGCCCTTTCTTCTAATAGAGAATTGGCAGAGCGTGTGGCGCAAGAAATTGGGGTAGAGTTGGGGAAATCGACTGTTCGCCAATTTTCAGATGGGGAGATTCAGGTCAACATTGAAGAATCGATCCGTGGAAAACACGTCTTTATCCTACAATCAACTAGTTCACCTGTAAATGATAATTTACTTGAAATTTTGATTATGGTGGACGCATTGAAGCGTGCTAGTGCAGAATCTGTCAATGTTGTTATGCCTTACTATGGCTATGCACGTCAGGATAGAAAAGCGCGCGCGCGTGAGCCAATCACTGCAAAACTCGTTGCAAACATGCTAGAAGTTGCTGGGGTAGATCGTTTGTTGACGATTGATTTGCACGCTGCACAGATTCAGGGATTCTTTGATATTCCTGTAGATCACTTGATGGGTGCTCCACTGATTGCGGACTATTTTGAACGTCGTGGCATGGTTGGCTCTGACTACGTGGTTGTCAGCCCAGACCATGGTGGGGTGACTCGTGCTCGTAAATTGGCAGAGTTTTTGAAAACTCCGATTGCGATTATTGACAAACGCCGTAGTGTAGACAAGATGAATACCAGTGAAGTGATGAACATCATTGGTAAGGTAGAAGGTAAGACTTGTATCTTGATTGACGATATGATCGATACAGCTGGAACCATTTGTCATGCAGCGGATGCTCTTGCTGAAGCAGGTGCTGTTGAAGTTTACGCAAGCTGTACGCACCCAGTACTTTCTGGTCCTGCTATGGATAATATCCAAAAATCAGCTATTAAAAAATTGGTTGTTTTGGATACTATCTACCTACCAGAAGAGCGTTTAATTGATAAGATTGAACAAATTTCGATTGCTCATCTTCTGGGCGATGCTATTATCCGTATTCACGAAAAACGTCCTCTTTCTCCCCTATTTTGTATTGAGAAAAAGATTTAA
- a CDS encoding CoA-binding protein, with product MSQEYINPSDGVIRQYLATSKTIAVVGLSDREETTSNRVTKEMQARGYKIIPVNPKAAGGEILGEKAYASLAEIPFPVDIVNVYRRSEFLPDVARDFLKADAKIFWAQLGLENIEAEEILRAGGCDDIVMNRCIKREHTRLILEQ from the coding sequence ATGAGCCAAGAATATATCAATCCAAGTGATGGTGTGATTCGTCAGTATCTGGCGACCAGTAAAACGATAGCGGTAGTGGGCTTGTCCGATCGTGAAGAAACAACTAGCAATCGAGTGACCAAGGAAATGCAGGCTCGAGGCTATAAAATCATTCCAGTTAATCCCAAGGCTGCAGGTGGGGAAATTTTGGGAGAGAAGGCTTATGCGAGTCTAGCTGAGATTCCTTTTCCTGTGGACATTGTCAATGTATACCGACGTAGCGAGTTTTTACCAGATGTGGCGCGTGATTTTCTCAAGGCTGATGCCAAGATTTTTTGGGCGCAATTAGGACTTGAAAATATAGAAGCGGAAGAAATCTTGCGTGCTGGAGGATGCGATGACATCGTGATGAATCGCTGTATCAAGAGAGAACACACACGCTTAATTCTTGAGCAATAA
- a CDS encoding acyl carrier protein: MTEKEIFDRIVTIIQERQGEDFAVTEALSLKDDLDADSVDLMEFVLTLEDEFGIEITDEEIDQLQSVADVVAIIKDKK, encoded by the coding sequence ATGACAGAAAAAGAAATTTTTGACCGTATTGTAACCATTATCCAAGAGCGACAGGGAGAAGACTTTGCCGTAACAGAGGCTTTGAGTTTGAAAGACGATCTAGATGCGGACTCAGTGGACTTGATGGAGTTTGTCTTGACACTAGAAGATGAATTTGGTATCGAAATCACTGATGAGGAAATCGACCAACTTCAAAGTGTAGCGGATGTAGTAGCGATTATTAAAGATAAAAAATAG
- a CDS encoding YeiH family protein, whose product MSFLSKNGAGILACLLISIVSWFLGGFFPVVGAPVFAIFAGMLLHPWLSPYKQLDAGLTFSSKKLLQYAVILLGFGLNISQVFAVGQTSLPVILSTISISLIVAYLFQRFFALDTKLATLIGVGSSICGGSAIAATAPVIHAKEKEVAQAISVIFFFNVLAALIFPTLGTWLHLSNDGFALFAGTAVNDTSSVTATASAWDSLYHTNTLESATIVKLTRTLAIIPITLFLSYWQSRQQKNSQDFQLKKVFPLFILYFILASLLTTLLTSLGVSSSFFTPLKQLSKFLIIMAMSAIGLKTNLIAMVKSSGKSILLGALCWIAIILTSLGMQALIGTL is encoded by the coding sequence ATGTCATTTTTATCAAAAAATGGAGCAGGAATCTTGGCCTGCCTTCTCATTTCTATCGTATCTTGGTTCCTGGGAGGATTTTTCCCCGTCGTGGGTGCACCTGTCTTTGCAATTTTTGCTGGAATGCTCCTCCACCCCTGGCTCTCACCCTACAAACAACTAGATGCAGGTTTGACCTTTAGTTCCAAAAAATTGCTCCAGTATGCCGTTATCTTACTCGGTTTTGGTCTCAATATCTCGCAAGTCTTCGCAGTTGGACAAACTTCACTCCCTGTCATCCTTTCCACCATTTCGATTTCCTTAATCGTTGCCTACCTCTTCCAGCGTTTCTTTGCGCTAGACACAAAACTGGCTACCTTGATTGGAGTGGGTTCTTCCATCTGCGGTGGCTCTGCCATTGCTGCGACAGCACCCGTTATCCATGCCAAGGAAAAAGAAGTTGCCCAAGCCATTTCCGTTATCTTTTTCTTCAATGTCTTGGCTGCGCTCATCTTTCCAACTCTAGGAACCTGGCTTCACCTATCCAATGACGGCTTCGCCCTCTTTGCAGGAACTGCGGTCAATGATACTTCTTCTGTAACGGCCACAGCTAGTGCTTGGGACAGTCTTTACCATACCAATACCCTCGAATCTGCAACCATTGTCAAACTCACGCGCACCTTAGCAATCATTCCCATCACTCTCTTTCTCTCCTACTGGCAAAGTCGCCAGCAAAAAAACAGCCAAGATTTCCAACTAAAAAAAGTCTTCCCACTTTTTATCCTTTATTTCATCCTAGCCTCTCTCTTAACGACTCTTCTCACCTCTCTCGGCGTGTCTAGTAGCTTCTTCACCCCTCTCAAACAACTCTCCAAATTCCTTATCATCATGGCCATGAGTGCCATCGGTCTCAAAACCAATCTGATTGCCATGGTCAAATCCAGCGGTAAATCCATCCTTCTTGGAGCCCTTTGCTGGATTGCCATCATCCTCACCAGTCTTGGCATGCAAGCATTGATTGGTACTTTATAA
- a CDS encoding class IIb bacteriocin, lactobin A/cerein 7B family, with translation MTNFDKMEQNFVALTEEELTDVNGGAWPIVAWVIANPVTAAKIAGGITAAGIAGYNYVTGRW, from the coding sequence ATGACAAACTTTGACAAAATGGAACAGAACTTTGTAGCTCTTACAGAAGAAGAGTTGACGGATGTGAATGGGGGAGCATGGCCGATTGTAGCTTGGGTGATTGCTAATCCTGTGACAGCAGCTAAAATTGCTGGTGGAATTACTGCAGCAGGAATTGCAGGTTATAATTATGTGACGGGTAGATGGTAA
- the purC gene encoding phosphoribosylaminoimidazolesuccinocarboxamide synthase — MSKQLIYSGKAKDIYTTEDENLIISTYKDQATAFNGVKKEQIAGKGVLNNQISSFIFEKLNAAGVATHFVEKISDTEQLNKKVEIIPLEVVLRNYTAGSFSKRFGVEEGIAFETPIVEFYYKNDDLDDPFINDEHVRFLKIADDQQIAYLKEETRRINELLKAWFAEIGLKLIDFKLEFGFDKDGKIILADEFSPDNCRLWDADGNHMDKDVFRRGLGELTDVYEIVWEKLQALK; from the coding sequence ATGTCAAAACAACTGATCTATTCGGGAAAAGCCAAGGATATCTATACAACTGAGGATGAAAATCTCATTATTTCAACTTACAAGGACCAGGCAACTGCCTTCAACGGTGTCAAGAAGGAGCAGATTGCGGGTAAGGGAGTGTTAAATAATCAGATTTCATCTTTTATTTTTGAGAAATTAAATGCGGCTGGTGTAGCGACTCACTTTGTGGAGAAAATTTCGGACACGGAACAGCTCAATAAAAAGGTTGAGATTATTCCTTTGGAAGTTGTGCTCCGCAACTACACGGCTGGTTCCTTTTCAAAACGTTTTGGCGTAGAAGAAGGTATCGCATTTGAGACTCCAATTGTCGAATTTTACTATAAAAATGATGATTTGGATGATCCCTTTATCAATGACGAGCATGTGAGATTCCTTAAAATTGCGGATGACCAGCAGATTGCTTACTTGAAGGAAGAAACGCGTCGTATCAATGAACTATTGAAAGCTTGGTTTGCTGAGATTGGTCTCAAGTTGATTGACTTTAAGCTAGAGTTCGGTTTTGATAAGGATGGCAAGATTATCTTGGCAGACGAATTTTCGCCAGATAACTGCCGTTTGTGGGATGCTGATGGTAACCATATGGATAAGGATGTTTTCCGTAGAGGACTAGGTGAATTGACTGACGTCTACGAGATTGTTTGGGAGAAATTGCAGGCTTTGAAATAA
- the recO gene encoding DNA repair protein RecO: MIQSITSQGLVLYNRNFREDDKLVKIFTEQAGKRMFFVKHAGQSKLAPVIQPLVLARFLLRINDDGLSYIEDYHEVMTFPKINSDLFVMAYATYVAALADASLQDNQQDAPLFAFLRKTLELMEAGIDYQVLTNIFEIQILTRFGISLNFNECVFCHRVGQAFDFSFKYGACLCPDHFHEDEKRCHLNPNIPYLLNQFQAIDFETLETISLKAEIKQDLRKFMDQLYEEYVGIHLKSKKFIDSLADWGQLLKEEDK; the protein is encoded by the coding sequence ATGATTCAGTCTATCACGAGTCAAGGTCTCGTACTCTACAATCGTAACTTTCGTGAGGATGACAAGCTAGTCAAGATCTTTACCGAGCAAGCGGGCAAGCGCATGTTTTTCGTCAAACACGCTGGCCAGTCCAAACTAGCTCCAGTTATTCAGCCCTTGGTGTTGGCACGATTTCTCTTGCGCATCAATGATGATGGGCTTAGCTACATCGAGGACTACCATGAGGTGATGACCTTCCCCAAGATTAATAGTGATCTCTTTGTCATGGCCTATGCAACCTATGTGGCTGCTCTTGCAGATGCTAGTTTGCAGGATAATCAGCAGGATGCTCCCTTGTTTGCTTTCTTGAGGAAGACTCTAGAGTTGATGGAAGCAGGCATAGATTATCAGGTTTTGACCAATATTTTTGAAATTCAAATCTTGACTCGATTTGGGATCAGCCTTAATTTTAATGAGTGTGTCTTTTGCCATCGGGTGGGTCAGGCCTTTGACTTTTCTTTTAAATATGGAGCCTGCCTCTGTCCGGATCATTTTCATGAGGACGAGAAACGTTGCCATCTGAATCCCAACATCCCTTATCTGCTCAATCAATTTCAAGCCATTGATTTTGAAACCTTGGAGACGATTTCGCTTAAGGCCGAAATCAAGCAAGACTTGCGCAAGTTCATGGATCAACTCTACGAAGAGTATGTTGGGATTCACCTAAAATCAAAGAAATTCATTGATTCCCTAGCAGACTGGGGACAATTACTAAAAGAGGAAGACAAATGA
- the comA gene encoding peptide cleavage/export ABC transporter ComA codes for MKFRKRHYRPQVDQMDCGVASLAMVFGYYGSYYSLAHLRELAKTTMDGTTALGLVKVAEEIGFETRAIKADMTLFDLPDLTFPFVAHVLKEGKLLHYYVVIGQDKKHIHIADPDPGVKLTKISRERFAQEWTGVSIFMAPSPGYKPHKEKKQGLLSFLPILFKQRGLVTNIVLATLLVTLINIVGSYYLQSIIDSYVPDQMRSTLGIISIGLVIVYILQQILSYAQEYLLLILGQRLSIDVILSYIKHVFHLPMSFFATRRTGEIVSRFTDANSIIDALASTILSIFLDVSTILIISLVLFSQNMTLFFISLLALPIYTVIIFAFMKPFEKMNRDTMEANAVLSSSIIEDINGIETIKSLTSESQRYQKIDKEFVDYLKKSFTYSRAESQQKALKKVAQLLLNVAVLWMGAVLVMDGKMSLGQLITYNTLLVYFTNPLENIINLQTKLQTAQVANNRLNEVYLVASEFEEKKTVEDLSMMKGDMIFKQVHYKYGYGRDVLSDINLTIPQGSKMAFVGISGSGKTTLAKMMVNFYDPSQGEISLGGVNLNQIDKKALRQYINYLPQQPYVFNGTILENLLLGAKEGTTQEDILRAVELAEIREDIERMPLNYQTELTSDGAGISGGQRQRIALARALLTDAPVLILDEATSSLDILTEKRIVDNLMALDKTLIFIAHRLTIAERTEKVVVLDQGKIVEEGTHADLLAQNGFYAHLVNS; via the coding sequence ATGAAATTTAGGAAAAGGCACTATCGTCCCCAGGTGGATCAGATGGATTGTGGCGTGGCTTCTTTGGCTATGGTCTTTGGTTACTACGGTAGTTATTACTCCTTGGCTCATCTACGAGAGTTAGCCAAGACGACCATGGATGGGACGACCGCTTTGGGACTTGTAAAGGTGGCAGAGGAGATTGGATTTGAGACGCGGGCTATCAAGGCGGATATGACGCTCTTTGATTTGCCAGATTTGACCTTTCCTTTTGTGGCTCATGTGCTCAAGGAAGGGAAGTTGCTCCACTACTATGTGGTGATAGGTCAGGATAAAAAGCACATTCATATCGCTGATCCGGATCCTGGTGTCAAGCTGACCAAGATTTCCCGTGAGCGTTTTGCGCAAGAGTGGACAGGGGTCAGTATTTTTATGGCGCCATCTCCGGGCTATAAACCTCATAAGGAGAAGAAACAGGGTCTCCTATCCTTCTTGCCGATTTTATTCAAACAGCGTGGCTTAGTTACCAATATCGTCCTAGCGACACTCTTGGTAACCTTGATCAATATCGTGGGCTCCTACTATCTTCAGTCCATCATTGATAGTTACGTGCCAGATCAGATGCGCTCGACGCTGGGTATTATCTCTATTGGGCTGGTCATCGTCTATATCCTCCAGCAGATTTTGTCCTACGCGCAGGAATATCTCCTACTAATCCTTGGGCAGCGCTTGTCCATCGATGTGATTTTGTCCTACATCAAGCATGTTTTTCACCTGCCGATGTCCTTTTTCGCGACACGCAGGACAGGAGAAATCGTATCTCGTTTTACAGATGCCAACAGTATCATCGATGCGTTGGCGTCGACCATTCTGTCGATTTTCCTAGATGTGTCGACGATTTTGATTATCTCGCTGGTCTTGTTTTCACAAAATATGACACTCTTTTTCATTAGTCTGCTTGCGCTTCCCATCTATACAGTGATTATCTTTGCCTTTATGAAGCCTTTTGAAAAGATGAATCGTGATACCATGGAAGCTAATGCGGTTCTGTCTTCTTCTATCATCGAGGACATCAACGGTATCGAGACCATTAAGTCCTTGACCAGTGAAAGTCAGCGTTACCAAAAGATTGATAAGGAATTTGTAGATTATCTGAAAAAATCCTTTACCTACAGTCGGGCAGAAAGTCAGCAAAAGGCACTGAAAAAAGTTGCTCAGCTCCTGCTCAATGTTGCCGTTCTCTGGATGGGGGCAGTACTCGTCATGGATGGCAAGATGAGTTTGGGGCAATTGATTACCTATAATACTTTGCTTGTTTACTTTACCAATCCTTTGGAAAATATCATCAATCTGCAAACCAAACTTCAGACAGCGCAGGTTGCCAATAATCGCTTAAATGAGGTTTATCTGGTCGCTTCGGAGTTTGAGGAGAAGAAAACAGTCGAAGATTTGAGCATGATGAAGGGAGATATGATTTTTAAGCAGGTTCATTATAAGTATGGCTATGGTCGTGACGTCTTGTCGGATATCAATTTGACCATTCCGCAAGGATCAAAGATGGCTTTCGTGGGGATTTCAGGTTCGGGTAAGACCACCTTGGCAAAGATGATGGTTAATTTCTATGACCCTAGTCAGGGAGAGATTAGTCTGGGTGGTGTCAATCTCAATCAGATTGATAAAAAAGCCTTGCGCCAGTATATCAACTATCTACCTCAACAGCCCTATGTCTTTAACGGCACGATTTTGGAGAATCTGCTCCTTGGAGCCAAGGAAGGGACGACGCAAGAAGATATCTTACGAGCAGTTGAATTGGCTGAAATTCGGGAGGATATCGAGCGCATGCCACTGAATTATCAGACAGAATTAACTTCGGATGGGGCAGGGATTTCAGGTGGACAACGTCAGAGAATTGCTCTGGCGCGTGCTCTCTTGACAGATGCGCCTGTCTTGATATTGGATGAGGCGACCAGCAGTCTGGATATTTTGACAGAGAAGCGGATCGTGGATAATCTCATGGCTTTAGATAAGACCTTGATTTTCATCGCCCATCGCTTGACCATCGCTGAGCGGACAGAAAAGGTTGTTGTTTTGGATCAGGGCAAAATTGTCGAAGAAGGTACCCATGCAGACTTGCTTGCACAGAATGGCTTTTACGCCCATTTGGTGAATAGCTAG